Proteins co-encoded in one Brassica oleracea var. oleracea cultivar TO1000 chromosome C4, BOL, whole genome shotgun sequence genomic window:
- the LOC106338196 gene encoding coiled-coil domain-containing protein 94 homolog: MTIKTDPKNSGYVVKSGAIGPYNGHEEEEEKHEVAENALESLEKRTKVSKREIEVMAALDEMKSMKSRRASVSVDSMLEALNRRKEQEEENVEEEFLIKSIKFGKRSTIDQEKNDEVLDEKKKPKKRVCGTSTAHISSVRIVAKKTAELPRELEALCHNYGTNSDEEK, encoded by the coding sequence ATGACAATCAAAACCGATCCAAAGAACTCGGGTTATGTTGTCAAATCAGGTGCAATTGGCCCTTATAATGGACACGAGGAGGAGGAAGAGAAGCATGAGGTAGCTGAAAACGCATTGGAGTCGTTAGAGAAGAGAACTAAGGTATCTAAAAGAGAGATTGAAGTTATGGCTGCGCTTGATGAGATGAAGTCTATGAAGTCTAGAAGAGCTTCCGTGAGCGTAGACTCAATGCTCGAGGCATTGAATAGAAGAAAAGAACAAGAAGAAGAGAACGTGGAGGAAGAATTTCTTATTAAGTCGATAAAATTTGGTAAGCGGTCTACGATTGATCAAGAGAAAAACGATGAGGTTTTGGATGAGAAAAAGAAGCCTAAGAAACGTGTCTGCGGTACATCTACCGCTCATATCTCTTCGGTTCGCATAGTCGCAAAGAAGACTGCAGAGCTACCACGGGAACTCGAAGCATTGTGTCACAACTATGGCACAAACAGCGACGAGGAGAAGTGA
- the LOC106340325 gene encoding uncharacterized protein LOC106340325: MVTVRLENDVSVTLSLFDAQAVSFHQKLEGMRVDRKVIVATNINPKMVGGRLFLNATSGTHVYYDKETNAGESFFYRLVARDTALPSAAPVLRSYGKVIPMTIAELNDFIITAPSQDIDFLCTGRVSRVETDNGWCYVACSKCSKKLQRSVSSFECVRCSNPNAIGSLRYRVEMVIADDTTEGTFVCFDGVMTKLHNLMASEAVQLLAEEGVNPEDSMMPPFVFFFFFEKRAMPPFVAAMEGKTYTFQGGDDNDDDDAPDSTVSHGEFAPGKDGCDTSKSAGKEQVGTARKKARVEKDGVSVVIFSCFVF; the protein is encoded by the exons ATGGTGACCGTTAGATTGGAAAA TGATGTGTCTGTTACTCTTAGCCTGTTCGACGCTCAAGCTGTTTCGTTTCACCAAAAGCTTGAAGGCATGCGTGTTGATCGTAAAGTGATTGTTGCCACGAACATAAATCCGAAGATGGTTGGAG GTCGTTTGTTCCTCAACGCAACATCAGGAACGCATGTTTATTATGATAAGGAAACTAATGCAGGAGAATCTTTCTTCTACAG ATTGGTGGCTAGGGACACTGCTCTTCCATCTGCTGCACCCGTGCTAAGGTCATATGGAAAGGTTATCCCCATGACAATTGCTGAGCTAAATGATTTTATCATCACTGCCCCCTCTCAG GACATCGACTTTTTATGCACCGGGAGAGTCTCGCGTGTTGAAACAGACAATGGGTGGTGTTACGTTGCATGCTCTAAGTGCAGTAAGAAGTTGCAGAGATCTGTCTCTTCGTTCGAGTGCGTGCGTTGCAGTAATCCTAATGCAATCGGGTCTCTGCG CTATCGTGTTGAGATGGTTATAGCGGATGATACTACCGAAGGGACATTCGTTTGTTTCGATGGTGTAATGACAAAGCTACACAATCTCATGGCAAGTGAGGCTGTTCAATTGTTG GCTGAAGAAGGGGTGAATCCTGAGGACTCTATGATGCCCCCGTTTG TTTTTTTTTTTTTTTTTGAAAAAAGGGCAATGCCCCCGTTTGTTGCAGCTATGGAAGGCAAGACCTACACCTTTCAG GGAGGTGATGACAATGATGATGACGATGCACCAGATAGCACAGTAAGTCACGGAGAATTTGCTCCCGGCAAGGACGGTTGTGATACATCAAAGAGTGCTGGAAAGGAACAAGTCGGTACTGCGCGTAAGAAGGCGCGTGTTGAAAAAGATGGAGTATCAGTAGTTATCTTTTCATGCTTTGTGTTTTAA